The nucleotide sequence AGGGGGTTGTTGGTGGCGGCTTCTCGGTGGCGCCAGAACCACTTGGCGCAGTGATGGATGAAGGACATGGAGATTACAGCTACAGAAAATACTACGATTGGGACCATCAAGATTTTTCCGAAACGTTCTACTAGATGTGAATCGCTCATGATTGATATTAAAGGTTGAAACTTTTTGGGTGGGTTTTTGTTTGTGGGTAatggtggcggtgatggtggagcGTGGagggtggagggtggaggagggtgatggtgggtggaggttgaagatgaagtggcggtgatggtggagggtggaggagggtgatggtgggtggaggttgaagatgaagtgtggtggtggggttttataaataaaattgaagaagatgcccggatagtccctatggtttggccttttaaggaaagggtatttttgtcatttcacaccctcttaacagaggaaacaaactgaagttagacccagggactatccgggaacaaaaaatgaaaacttagggactattcaggtaattttagaaagttggggactataggtgaaaaaaggcgaaaccacagggactatccgagcatttttctcatAAAATAAAGGAGAAGTATAATCACAATATCAGCTTCATGCAACTTATGCAGTACATCTGAAAGTGTCGTGCTCGTGCAGTTCTTCTATGCTCTTTCGTTTATTTGTCAGTATGCCTCTAAACATGGACATAATAATAGTTATGTCATACTATTATTCATGAAGTATTTGACATTAATAAAGTATAATCTACGGAGAGTCGGATATGTTACTTATGAATTTATAGATGCCGTTGTACCTAATGTTGAGCTTTAGTTGTAACGGGTCCTATAGGAAAAATGTATTCGTTAGTGTCAAcatgtaaaaaaattataaatattacatagtaaatatataatttaacaCAAATTTGAGCTCTAAAAATTGTAAAACATAAGCTGAACTGAAGCAACAACAATTCAAATTGTACCTTCTTTCTCTCAGTGACAAAAAAAGAGCATCCTTGCCTACATAGTTTAAAAACACAGTTTAGTTCATACAATAAGCATAAAACTAAATGTTATACAAGTAATCTCAGTTTCAATCATTCAAAGATCCATTGTGAAAACATAAAATGAATAATATTTAAGAGTTTCAAAAGTATAACATTAGCTAATTATCATATTGATACATCTTGCACCCTAAACTAGATGATATAAACGggtaaaatagtaaaacaaaataaaatataacgTAACTTAATAGAAACAAATTAAAAATAGCACAAAGTCCCAAGtcaattttatttaaatacaaaAATCATTATTCAAATAATATAACTTTTATGACCATATTTCACACACTAATAtcataaaataattaaaaacataAACACAATGTGTTGCAACTTCCAAGGTTAACCAACCTGTGTGGGCCCACACCAAACAAAACTAACCATTTTCACATTTTACCATTCATACAAATTGTTGGAAAACTAACTATGTGGGCACACACCAAACAAAACTAACCATTTTCACATTTTACCATTCATACAGCTTACTGGAAAACTAACTATGCTCTCCATGAATCATGATAGAAAACTATCTTCTAGTGGATGGAGAATAACATACTTAATCttcttagggggtgtttgggttagcttatttaagTTAAAAAGGACTTTTTGTGAGAAGGACTTATTAACTTATGACTTTTTGAGAAGGactttttaaaaaagtgtttgggttagcttatgagccaataagtcaataagtagtttttttaaaaggtgtttggtttaacttattcatgtaaaatgaccaaaaagggcatcctttaaaatgtgtttggtttagcttatttaatttttttttctctcttGCATATTGAAAAACAACTTCATGAAACATATAAGATAAAATTTGTTTACATATAGTATAAAATTTCCTAATTAGAACATAATAATATTACATCCAGATTGCTAAAAAACACGAAAAAAAATGCACAAGAATAACAAACTAATGTCATACTATGTTCTTCTTCGTGATTCCATTACATCTTGAGCAATCGCATCTCTTATCGCTGCCATTAACATACCATCATCATCCGTACGATTTGTAGACGGAACTTCTTCATGAAGTTCATCACTAGTACCACGGGGATTGTAAGATTCTTGTTGGGCTGTGTTAAATGCTTCATCAAACATACCACACTTTTTGACAAAGTTATGGATCGCCATCGATGCTATCACAATACTCACTTGGTGCTCGTATGTGTAATTAACATGCATATCTCTCAATAATGCCCACCTAGTTGGGATCTACCTATAACAAAACACAAATACGTCatacatatataaaaaatatatatattaaattttgtgcCTAGTGTACAAAAACTTCTTGATTTTTTAAACCCATATGGTATACTTTTACACTGAGTTAAGCTCATACGATCAATTAAATCACCACTAAAAAACTCTCAACTTACAGTGGTATACTTTTGCAATCTCATTAAAAAAATTAGACCAATGAAAACTTTTACAGTGGTATACTTTTGCAATCTCATGAAAAACTTTTTCGAATTTATTATATGTAAATAATTAAGACCAATGAAAAATTAGACCAATGAAAAGCTACACAATAGTAACTAATAAAAACTTTTACACTTAGTTAAGCTCATAGAACATACCTTTATTTTCTCTTCCCACCACTCGGGCGATGCATCGATGAAGCTTCTCGTCCCACCAATCCCAGTTTCAAGCCTCATCAAGCGATCATAAAGCTTCCATTCTTTTTTCATGCTATCCCATTTGTTTGTTATTTGCTTTCTTTCAAAGGTTTTCCCTGTTTTCTCGTACATAGTGTTTATTATATTCGCCCACCCGACCTTACTAAAGCTTGTACCAGGTCTATTCCCTCTTCTATATTCAAGCAAGCATGCATCGACAAA is from Helianthus annuus cultivar XRQ/B chromosome 9, HanXRQr2.0-SUNRISE, whole genome shotgun sequence and encodes:
- the LOC110880337 gene encoding L10-interacting MYB domain-containing protein-like is translated as MDEIGQKVVGCETSSNKNKSRLLWDDFTFKQFVDACLLEYRRGNRPGTSFSKVGWANIINTMYEKTGKTFERKQITNKWDSMKKEWKLYDRLMRLETGIGGTRSFIDASPEWWEEKIKVDPN